One Deltaproteobacteria bacterium DNA segment encodes these proteins:
- the prmA gene encoding 50S ribosomal protein L11 methyltransferase: MKKHLSWIEISLTVSPELNESCSSIIFEETGQGSFTTEMVGPDQASSPIKAYLPKDESFRENLLKIKKRIDALYTYFPDFPPPCWDLRLIFEENWQENWKRFFKPLRVCSRIIVCPTWEDYEKQPDETVLRLDPGQAFGTGGHTSTRLCLKAIESLAEDPLQRDFLFSRVLDAGTGSGILALAAASFGAGSVLAIDNDPLAVEATKAHVSLNGLTAIIQVESATPEEITGPFSLILANLTLNELIPLAQTFKQLLSPKGVLVTSGILDSQARSLISSFVKNKLAFLGSHFEEEWACILFQARP; the protein is encoded by the coding sequence ATGAAAAAACACCTGTCTTGGATAGAAATCAGCCTGACGGTTTCTCCGGAATTAAACGAGAGCTGCAGTTCTATTATTTTTGAAGAAACCGGCCAGGGTTCTTTTACAACGGAAATGGTCGGCCCGGACCAGGCATCCTCTCCCATCAAGGCCTATTTACCTAAGGATGAATCCTTCCGGGAAAATCTGTTAAAAATAAAAAAACGGATTGACGCCCTCTACACCTATTTCCCGGACTTCCCTCCCCCCTGCTGGGATCTGCGGCTGATTTTTGAAGAAAATTGGCAGGAAAACTGGAAACGATTCTTTAAGCCCCTTCGGGTATGCTCCAGGATTATCGTCTGCCCGACCTGGGAAGATTATGAAAAACAACCCGATGAGACCGTCTTGAGACTGGATCCGGGTCAGGCCTTTGGCACAGGCGGGCACACCAGCACCCGCCTTTGTCTGAAGGCCATAGAATCATTGGCAGAAGATCCTCTCCAAAGGGACTTTCTTTTTTCGCGGGTCCTGGATGCAGGAACCGGAAGCGGCATCCTGGCCTTGGCAGCGGCTTCTTTCGGGGCCGGATCGGTATTGGCCATTGATAATGATCCCTTGGCCGTAGAGGCCACCAAGGCCCATGTCAGTCTAAATGGATTAACGGCCATAATCCAGGTGGAATCAGCTACCCCGGAGGAAATTACTGGCCCTTTCTCCTTGATACTGGCCAACCTGACTCTAAATGAGCTGATCCCCCTGGCCCAGACGTTCAAACAATTGTTGTCCCCAAAGGGGGTCCTGGTGACTTCGGGTATCCTTGACTCTCAGGCCAGATCCCTGATAAGCTCATTTGTGAAAAACAAATTGGCCTTCCTTGGGTCGCACTTTGAAGAGGAATGGGCCTGTATCCTTTTCCAGGCAAGGCCCTAA